Sequence from the Argopecten irradians isolate NY chromosome 12, Ai_NY, whole genome shotgun sequence genome:
ATGTGGCCAATTACAAAGACCTACATGTATGCTAATTATTTGATTACTGATTCTTCACTCACCAAGTAGTCAGTCGATGGACCCAAGCCATCAGGTGATAATTAACAGAAGTAGTAGTGAGAACAAGCCAAATTAAGTCAGAGTAATCAAATGATTTAATCAATCGCACATTATTGTATAATGCAAataattaaatagataaataaaatatactgCCAGCATAATGCAAATAATGTCCTATAATTTAATTCTCTGATATGTATTAATTCAAAACTATATAAAGCATCTCTTTATATAGTTTTGAATTAATACATATCAGAGAATTAAATTATAGGACATTATTTGGCTTGGGTCCATCGACTGACTACTTGGTGAGTGAAGAATCAGTAATCAACTTTAAACATTGTgtaaaatccaggtaatgtgggagaacacaggtaaaatccaggtaagGGATATGTGAAGCAGACTATAACTGCTGTCACAACATAACTGCCCctatgttattataaaaaagtGGGAGAAACACGACTGACTACTTGGTGAGTGAAGAATCAGTAATCAACTTTAAACATTGTgtaaaatccaggtaatgtgggagaacacaggtaaaatccaggtaagGGATATGTGAAGCAGACTATAACTGCTGTCACAACATAACTGCCCctatgttattataaaaaagtGGGAGAAACAAGAACACACCGCTCCCTTATACCCCAGCCCCACCCCAAACCTACCTAGCTctattgtatgtgtatttcgcCACTCTGACACTAATTCTGCCCTCTGGCTATCAATTGTTTTACCTGAAATTTAACTACCCGTAACATGCTGGCTCAGATATACGGCCATCATACATACCTGTCCAAGAGATCTAGTATAGAAAAGGATGTGATTACGTGAATGAACGTATATAAAATCAGATATTTGGTAATATACTTTAGAAATTTTTGTTAAAACCTATAATCTAGCTAGAATAAATGTAGCTTCATGAACACTGTATCTAAAAAATGTTAACGTTATTTGATTGACAAGTTTAATTGTCCATGCATACTGTAGGGATTACTTTCACCCCTAATATTACAAGTGTTAGTAATTGTAAGGATCGATCCATATGGTATCCGgaaaattaattcatttatttatttcaaaacgaATACAAGTTATAccacaaatataaatatacttgTATTCGTAAGGTTATACTGGAAcatctagtgcactacaatgtttagTCTAGTCCACTACGTTGTTCACTACGTGTGCACTACAAAGTGCAATAGTTTGCTCCCAACTGTACCTAGGATTTatctttaatgaaaaaaatggttGTTGTAGCTTGGAATTCTGGATTCGCTTGTCGCTTTCATATTACTATTATGATATtacttaatatattaatatatattatattacttaTTATAACTATTGTTCCATCTCTTACTGGATTTAATAAATGTGATATCCCTAAAGGAATATGGATGTAATGTTGACCATGTGCTTTGTAATGTTCACAGGTACCAGTCATTAAATTCACCTttaactgtggaatagttacctttaAACGTGGAATAGTTCCACaggaaaaggtaactattccacagtagtAGGAGATAATAGTCGATTTTGTCTCAACTATACCTCAAGcattaacaatagatgacatcacagccatgttttaacaagttataaatgtaaaatgcaCAACTACTTCAATCAACAGGCCATCGTATATACAATGCAAGTAAGGACTCAGGCCTCTCTCAAATTACATGCATTCCTGGCTTCCCTTACAATGAATTGCACCACGGTGGAAACAGAGAAGGTTATAGCTATAGTATTGACTCGTTTTGTTTTGGTTCACTTTCATAGTGAAAAAtagtgttttgttttcttttattttttcaactATGATCTAGTTCATTTgttaaaatagttttaaattcaaacttgttttatttcaattttggaaGTTtcaataattgttataaaaacgtatatatgtatttactagTAAAAATTCATTACCTATAGATTGCTTTAGGTAGAAACATAGATAGAAACTTCCGGATTAATGTGTCGGGAAAATAAGAACAAAGTTTCAGAGCTGTTTTGTCGGTAAATCTGACACTGCTATTAGGTCTTTGTCGATgtttacgtcaaggtcattaattgcTTTTGTCGTAAGCGCGTGGTATAATCTAACAATCACTGCGCATGTGCACCTGTTAACAACTGGTCTAGTCACATTCTGATCATATTTACAGAACGACAAAACCCGATGACATCACCATAGTGGGGGTATATTTCTGGAATATCGATGATCGGTGTTTatggtatacatgtagctacatgTTCAGCAAGTAGTCTTAATACAAATGCAGTGTTCGTATATATGCTATTTGACTTCATTAGCAGTTCGATCCGATCTATGccatcattttaattaaaaatacagtacatagcTTAATTCAATGCAGAAAATAGTCtcaaatgattattttaatgatttcaaaataCTATGATAAAATCCATATTGATGTACatttgtttatgtaaatatatcgaCACCATTTCTGTTTATAATCGAAAATAAACATGCTTATgagcagaaaaaaaatcaatttagtattttaagTATATTTGATAGTgtcatttttaatttatataaaatagtgTATAAATGTGACTCTACTGCTGTTGGACACCCCCTCCCCACCCATACCACCATTGTGGTACTACCATGTAGGTCTATCTCCCACGTGACCCCTTCGAGGTCTAGATAACAGTGAACTGAACGCGGTACATTGGTCAATGTGTGTTTTAGATCGAGTGTAGATAATGCATTCAGATAACTTCACCGACACACTCTggataatataatattatttcgAGATtccaaaataaatgttttaattagcTTGTAATCTTTTCCTATTTAAatccttatatatatttaatcaagGACGTaaatgagaaggataagtcacactgagttttaggcaaagacagcgcaggcgcctttgtgtttgtgcactgaccgtgacattgggcgacgactgatttcctttgatatccgccgccgcagcctttgatgtagcatgggggtgcgagggttaccgtcttactttctgaagcatgctgccatttcatgagcggtcgtatttttttaacgatagtttaagacatttcttctaaatcttccgtctttaaagcagaaacatatatacatagagattggcaactccgccattttcaCGAGCGGCAGATGTatctctgtatgtgcttagggttTTTTTAGGTAAatttttaaatagttaaatacagcagaataactttgatatgttatgaaagttcagtaattttcagatggtttgagtacgattttggatagaaaaaaaaataatattttaacttatgtattaataaaacaaaatgcacttccggttttaaatGTGTggttttcgaaaaaccaggtaaaattgcctATTTTCATGCATTcagaaattatattaaataacatcaatcgggaaaaccagtcacatcaaaccatgatataatgtttaaactttgtgttgatgcaaaaatatcatgtttaaaagattACACTTAAAAgaagttagccaagggaaaatgcctgtaaaccggaggtccctctgcctgtcaacaaagacaaagaaggagtttccaatctctatgtatatatgtttctgtctaaagcaagttataaacgttgtgaaatttaatttacttcacattggtgtttcgtttgactcgataagacaagtatttgttgagaaaaacggtttttattcccggttcataagcgtctcgcgtggtgtttagtagtgtaaagagacagtcacgaatccttctcacttataaatccttgatttaatGAAGCACCATTATGTTATACATCATGGAACAGAAATATAAATCTACAGTGActtaaacaaacaacaacacatttttaaaacttCAACTATTTATTGAAAGCTTAAAACTACAGAATGAAAATATACCAAAGTACTCTTTGCAGTTCGAATTAAAATTTAGAATTAGattgtatgtttatttttttttaataattcatgAGAACTGCTAATGAAAgtatttaaacatattatttaattttgtatcaTTCAGTAGttgtaattttacaaacattttatctttgcaacttaaataataattttttgtaattcattttgtaCAACTGTATACATTTTCATCTTTGTAacctttaaatattttcaataaacatttttcattttttgtaattttgtagaatgcatattttgtatatttcataaACGCTcatctgtataattatatttttttattcatattttgtgtatttcataaactttcaatttaatttttgttattataattttttattcattttgtaaactttataaacatttcaatttcatctttgtaagttttaaatatttttataaaatattattcttTATATAGGTGTATAAACCAACTTTTTGTATCATTCagtaattgtaattttgtagaattcattttttacaaatcatgttttgtatatttcagaaaaactctttgtatttttttcttctttcctttttcttttattttcttatttatgtttttttgttaattttgtattttattttttgtgtatttgaTACTTCaataacttttaattttatgttgaaaatttttttattcatttggaattttttgtatttcaatcattagatactacatgtatatcattggTAAGAACTTGTAACTTGTAATTGTACGTTGTATATTTAGTAAAAGTTCTATATATcttcttatttatatatattgattatatgGCAAGAGTGCAATTATGGTTGACCCATGATgagatttaaatgaaattattgtAATGATTATGCATTTGAGTGAATGAAAATAATGGTGGAAGTGTATCTTTTTAATTTAGGATTGGAAAAGTGCTTAAtatgtatgactgatgtgtaAAGAGAAATGAATGTCAGCTCAAACCCATTTTATTATTGAAGGCAACATCAGAATtgtcattacatgtattttttgaGCTATGGTAAAAAGAAGCGGATTTGATTGAATTGGTAAAGGATGCCAGATCATTCATATGATAATTTGAGTGATGTTTGTTAACATGCGAACTATTGTATTGATTTCTTGTGATAATATCTGCTAGATAGTTTACTTGATTAGTTGGGACcttttatttttgaattgaCAATGCATAATTATGTTGTTAAATACGTTGGACTACAATAATATCATACATCAATGATCATCGAAAGATATTGCGAGTTAAGAACTGCATGTTTTTATATCGTTACCTAGGCTGCTAATTGGACATGACACAGATACGATGCATGTTTTTATATCGTTACCTAGGCTGCTAATTGGACATGACACAGATACgatgcatgtttttttatatcGTTACCTAGGCTGCTAATTGGACATGACACAGATACgatgcatgtttttttatatcGTTACCTAGGCTGCTAATTGGACATGGCACCAGATACGATGCATGTTTTTTATATCGTTATCTAGGCTGCTAATTGGACATGGCACCAGATACGATGCATGTTTTTTATATCGTTATCTAGGCTGCTAATTGGACATGACACCAGATACGATGCATGTTTTTTATATCGTTACCTAGACTGCTAATTGGACATGACACCAGATACGATGCATGTTTTTTATATCGTTACTTAGGCTGCTAATTGGACATGACACCAGATACGATGCATGTTTTTTATATCGTTACCTAGGCTGCTAATTGGACATGACACCAGATACgatgcatgtttttttatatcGTTACCTAGGCTGCTAATTGGACATGACACCAGATACGATGCATGTTAAAGTTCAGACTTTGGAAACAAGAAAAAATGCTTCTTTTCAATTGTCTTTGTCTTTAGATGCAGTTTAACACATAGTTTATATGCTACATATAACAAACTTCTGAAATTTCAAAAGCTTTTTGAGAAATGACGTCAGTTTTATGAGTAACGTCATCTGGACATAAGTCAATCATTTGCAGGAATGTTTCCTTTATTCtgcaaatatttattatatatatttatatatatgtaggtaacGTTTACCTGTTCAAAAGTCACCACTGATGCAGTTGTCATcgttgaaataataattttaccaCAATAATGTAAATCTTTGTGATCAAATGTACCTTGGTAAAAAAAATTAGTATATCATTGTTTTAGTAAAGTCATTAATGGCGTCATGATGTTTTATTATGAAATCCtagctttaaaatatttaacacataATCCGCGTGATATCCAGTAATTTCGCTCGTGTAATAGttttgcgtatgtcactagtgtaatatgacctggagctaTTGTCATTGGCTGGacattcattgtgacgtcagacagaaacaataaaatgacaggtaaaatgacgtgacgtcaggacaACGAGGAAGGTGAGACAAAATGGCGGTCTCTGCTGGaatttcggaatacattttgacatgaaaTTCTTTATCATgtggtatttgtagttatgtgataaaaagtatcttaaatttctgttcatttcatatgagattttatgaaactcgtctcgaagttttaatttttgctcaccaaggctcgcaaaaatgaaaaaaacaacttcttagactcgtttcataaaatctcatatgaaatgaacactcatgtaagatcctatatgtaTTCCAACAAATGGTGGTATCGTGTGGTTCCCATAATGTCTTACTTCTGCAATTCTGCTTTTTTAACAACTTGCAATACAGGATTCAATATtgtaattttgtgatttttgtcagatatgaaaaatacaaatcCGTCTACACATGTTCTTTTTGTCTCTTTGATGTTTATCAGTAGATGCACAGAAAACAAAGAATTCAAATTTTGGATTTCTGGTCAAAGCtttaattaatatctacatttgGCGGCACGGTCTGTCAATAGACCATAATGGCACGCCATCAAAcaaattcaatcaaaatttcaacacaaattaattGATAGATTCTGGGAAACAGTAATCCACCAATTAACATGGCCGCCGGTCCATCAATAGACCATAATGGCAAGCCATCAATCAAATAAATTGATTGATTCTGGGAAACCCTtctcaatcaatcaatcaatcaatcagatGACAATAATGATCAGTGATACTGGGAAACAGATATCAACTGATTCACGTCAGTCGTCAATATAAACAGCATATATAATCAATATGATATCAATCAGTCAATATAAATCAATAGTTTGTACCGTGAAATCTGCAACGTCAGAAAATGCAGAAACATTCTGCCACTCATACAAAGTCCAATGAGTTGTGGAATAGTCTTTCGTTAAAACTTGACTTGTACCATTGGCAAGGTCCAGGAGCTGTGACGATCCTGGCtgaaatacaaagaaaaaaaacaacagcagAAAACAAACAATGGGAGGGATTTCAGGGAGGGTGAAGAAATTGAGTGTTCAAAcccaattattttttcacataaattTAGCCTCTTTCAAAGCTGTCCTTGTACCAAAATGTCTTCAATTAAAAAGGGGGAATAACTCTTCAGCAATTCTGACATAATTTGTTTTAGGTAACACGCTACCAAATCAGCAGGTGCCCTCCGATAACCGCACTATATGGTTTATTGTCATAAGTGCTATTATATAGATTATGTACATCAACATTCATCACAAGTCGTTCGCATCAAAACAAGCCTGCTTTTCTCCATACCACATGAATTTCCCTATGTCATTATAAATACGATGGTATTTTTCAGGATTGTGAAGACGCTTACATATCTCGCAGAAATTTCTCTGCAATACATCAATGATTCCTTGAATCGTGTAGTACTTTCTCCATTTGAAATACTCACGGTACTTAGTTTCATTTTTTGCAATACCCAACAAGAATTCTGTAAGCTGTTGAGGGCTGGAATAATCACGTGTGTGGATGTACGATCCAGGTGGATGAAACAAAGAATGATTTACACCGTCACGGATCACTGGAACGATGTCACGACTCATGATTAGGTTGAGTGATTTTTCTGTGACGTAATCAACACAAATCGAGTTTTCGAAAGAAAGATAAAATTTGTACTTGGTATTCATCACATCAAAACATGTATTAATAGCACCTGAAGTATTCCAGGATGTTTTGTGTCTATTGTCACCTCGACATTTTAAGTTTCCACATGTCCCAAAAATGTCGAGATCCAGACCACTTTGTCGAAGTTTTTTCACATAGAAGTCTCGTTTCGAGCTAACACCACAATTACTTATAAAGCCAACAGCACTTTTAGTTTTGGATTTTATCGAACGTTCTAGAGACCTACTGTCAAACTCTTGCGACCGTTTCTTGAAGTAGCCATGTTCCAGTGTAAAATCAGAGTCACGTCTGTAGGTAAACGTCCAATTAAACAGGTTGTTGTGGTGAGGCTTTATGTTCCTACCTGGCGGGTAGTCAAAACTGGTCGGGGCCTCATGCTCCATGAGAATCCACACCTGGCCAAGCTTCTTTTTCCACGAAGATCGAAAATCGAAAGGCCTTATCAATACTGCGTGACTgttacaaatattttctttgtcttTCGACAAGACACAATTGGAAACAGGACATGGTTTGAAGATGGTCGAACTTTCCCAACCTGACCCGATCCAGTCGTTAAGCCAATGTGCGGGATTGTTCACATAGATAATGATGGGGTTTTCCTTGATTTCCATGATTGGTTTAATGAAGTTGCATTGTGGACCTGTTTCACGGTCCTTATCCCTACCGGGAGGGTCATTCGTAGTAGGGGTATTCCATTTGGAATAAAACAGAGCGATCAAAGACAAGCACACTACAACGGCTACTCGAACGGTCTTCCGTCGAGTGCAAAACACTGCTGCAAATCCAACGGTCTTCCGTCGAGTGCAAAACACTGCTGCAAATCCAACGGTCTTCCGTCGAGTGCAAAACACTGCTGCAAAGACAAAAAGTGAACAATATCATTATACTTTGCGGTTCTTTTTAGCAAGCAAATAgtttgttttaaacatattttgattcGCTTGCTTGTACCAAGCATCGTAATATGCTTAAAATCACTTTATCAGCCATTACAGGAAAAAATCGCGTCACCGTTTTTAATGCcgtttctgattggctaaggTGACtacgtaatgatttcatagaaaagaTTCCCAAAATGAAATCGGAATGTTGAAgagaaaattgaattataaggatcaATTTGAGTGATTTTTTATgatatggagatataacacaatatCTTAGTTTTATCTCATTATAAACCGCTTCGAGGTTTAAGAGTGCacttaaattttgttttattaagtattggtgtcactatttttattttcatcgtggtatgaaagaaattttgttcgCAAACTTTGTGAATCCGCGTAATacgatgaaattaaaacaaagtcacatcaatgcttataattaatttttagacTACTTgtacttgataaaataaaatacgtttaaacatGCGATTCTATTGATTTTCCAAGGGATAATTTTCCAAATCAATAAGCAACGTCGATCTCCGCGTAGCGGAtcctcacaaaagtttgcaaaaaaaagaagatatttCATAACTCgatgaatataaaaaatagtaaaatagtgacatcaatgcttagaATTAATTTTCCAGCCTATTTGAtcaaaaaacacatttaaacgtTCAATTCCATTggttttccaagggattatttttccaaatcattACGCAACGTTAATGTTTCTATTATGACGTTATGATAACGTCTGGATTTCGCGCCactctcggatttttttttcatttcgtgGTATAAAAAAATCACCAATCAGAATACCAGATTTAGCATGAAAAAAATCACCAATCAGA
This genomic interval carries:
- the LOC138304935 gene encoding 4-galactosyl-N-acetylglucosaminide 3-alpha-L-fucosyltransferase 9-like isoform X4 encodes the protein MFVSWRCCVIRHTSINAMSSRLGTFGSIAGATVDFDYGSQSQITKMTTTLRFYGTLRNSGILVLSLLCSICAVFCTRRKTVGFAAVFCTRRKTVRVAVVVCLSLIALFYSKWNTPTTNDPPGRDKDRETGPQCNFIKPIMEIKENPIIIYVNNPAHWLNDWIGSGWESSTIFKPCPVSNCVLSKDKENICNSHAVLIRPFDFRSSWKKKLGQVWILMEHEAPTSFDYPPGRNIKPHHNNLFNWTFTYRRDSDFTLEHGYFKKRSQEFDSRSLERSIKSKTKSAVGFISNCGVSSKRDFYVKKLRQSGLDLDIFGTCGNLKCRGDNRHKTSWNTSGAINTCFDVMNTKYKFYLSFENSICVDYVTEKSLNLIMSRDIVPVIRDGVNHSLFHPPGSYIHTRDYSSPQQLTEFLLGIAKNETKYREYFKWRKYYTIQGIIDVLQRNFCEICKRLHNPEKYHRIYNDIGKFMWYGEKQACFDANDL
- the LOC138304935 gene encoding 4-galactosyl-N-acetylglucosaminide 3-alpha-L-fucosyltransferase 9-like isoform X5, yielding MKKEIVGNFKSVFCTRRKTVGFAAVFCTRRKTVGFAAVFCTRRKTVRVAVVVCLSLIALFYSKWNTPTTNDPPGRDKDRETGPQCNFIKPIMEIKENPIIIYVNNPAHWLNDWIGSGWESSTIFKPCPVSNCVLSKDKENICNSHAVLIRPFDFRSSWKKKLGQVWILMEHEAPTSFDYPPGRNIKPHHNNLFNWTFTYRRDSDFTLEHGYFKKRSQEFDSRSLERSIKSKTKSAVGFISNCGVSSKRDFYVKKLRQSGLDLDIFGTCGNLKCRGDNRHKTSWNTSGAINTCFDVMNTKYKFYLSFENSICVDYVTEKSLNLIMSRDIVPVIRDGVNHSLFHPPGSYIHTRDYSSPQQLTEFLLGIAKNETKYREYFKWRKYYTIQGIIDVLQRNFCEICKRLHNPEKYHRIYNDIGKFMWYGEKQACFDANDL
- the LOC138304935 gene encoding 4-galactosyl-N-acetylglucosaminide 3-alpha-L-fucosyltransferase 9-like isoform X1 — its product is MFVSWRCCVIRHTSINAMSSRLGTFGSIAGATVDFDYGSQSQITKMTTTLRFYGTLRNSGILVLSLLCSICAVFCTRRKTVGFAAVFCTRRKTVGFAAVFCTRRKTVRVAVVVCLSLIALFYSKWNTPTTNDPPGRDKDRETGPQCNFIKPIMEIKENPIIIYVNNPAHWLNDWIGSGWESSTIFKPCPVSNCVLSKDKENICNSHAVLIRPFDFRSSWKKKLGQVWILMEHEAPTSFDYPPGRNIKPHHNNLFNWTFTYRRDSDFTLEHGYFKKRSQEFDSRSLERSIKSKTKSAVGFISNCGVSSKRDFYVKKLRQSGLDLDIFGTCGNLKCRGDNRHKTSWNTSGAINTCFDVMNTKYKFYLSFENSICVDYVTEKSLNLIMSRDIVPVIRDGVNHSLFHPPGSYIHTRDYSSPQQLTEFLLGIAKNETKYREYFKWRKYYTIQGIIDVLQRNFCEICKRLHNPEKYHRIYNDIGKFMWYGEKQACFDANDL
- the LOC138304935 gene encoding 4-galactosyl-N-acetylglucosaminide 3-alpha-L-fucosyltransferase 9-like isoform X6, yielding MFVSWRCCVIRHTSINAMSSRLGTFGSIAGATVDSDYGSQSQITKMTTTLRFYGTLRNSGILVLSLLCSICAVFCTRRKTVGFAAVFCTRRKTVGFAAVFCTRRKTVRVAVVVCLSLIALFYSKWNTPTTNDPPGRDKDRETGPQCNFIKPIMEIKENPIIIYVNNPAHWLNDWIGSGWESSTIFKPCPVSNCVLSKDKENICNSHAVLIRPFDFRSSWKKKLGQVWILMEHEAPTSFDYPPGRNIKPHHNNLFNWTFTYRRDSDFTLEHGYFKKRSQEFDSRSLERSIKSKTKSAVGFISNCGVSSKRDFYVKKLRQSGLDLDIFGTCGNLKCRGDNRHKTSWNTSGAINTCFDVMNTKYKFYLSFENSICVDYVTEKSLNLIMSRDIVPVIRDGVNHSLFHPPGSYIHTRDYSSPQQLTEFLLGIAKNETKYREYFKWRKYYTIQGIIDVLQRNFCEICKRLHNPEKYHRIYNDIGKFMWYGEKQACFDANDL
- the LOC138304935 gene encoding 4-galactosyl-N-acetylglucosaminide 3-alpha-L-fucosyltransferase 9-like isoform X3, with translation MFVSWRCCVIRHTSINAMSSRLGTFGSIAGATVDSDYGSQSQITKMTTTLRFYGTLRNSGILVLSLLCSICAVFCTRRKTVGFAAVFCTRRKTVRVAVVVCLSLIALFYSKWNTPTTNDPPGRDKDRETGPQCNFIKPIMEIKENPIIIYVNNPAHWLNDWIGSGWESSTIFKPCPVSNCVLSKDKENICNSHAVLIRPFDFRSSWKKKLGQVWILMEHEAPTSFDYPPGRNIKPHHNNLFNWTFTYRRDSDFTLEHGYFKKRSQEFDSRSLERSIKSKTKSAVGFISNCGVSSKRDFYVKKLRQSGLDLDIFGTCGNLKCRGDNRHKTSWNTSGAINTCFDVMNTKYKFYLSFENSICVDYVTEKSLNLIMSRDIVPVIRDGVNHSLFHPPGSYIHTRDYSSPQQLTEFLLGIAKNETKYREYFKWRKYYTIQGIIDVLQRNFCEICKRLHNPEKYHRIYNDIGKFMWYGEKQACFDANDL
- the LOC138304935 gene encoding 4-galactosyl-N-acetylglucosaminide 3-alpha-L-fucosyltransferase 9-like isoform X2; this encodes MFVSWRCCVIRHTSINAMSSRLGTFGSIAGATVDSDYGSQSQITKMTTTLRFYGTLRNSGILVLSLLCSICVFCTRRKTVGFAAVFCTRRKTVGFAAVFCTRRKTVRVAVVVCLSLIALFYSKWNTPTTNDPPGRDKDRETGPQCNFIKPIMEIKENPIIIYVNNPAHWLNDWIGSGWESSTIFKPCPVSNCVLSKDKENICNSHAVLIRPFDFRSSWKKKLGQVWILMEHEAPTSFDYPPGRNIKPHHNNLFNWTFTYRRDSDFTLEHGYFKKRSQEFDSRSLERSIKSKTKSAVGFISNCGVSSKRDFYVKKLRQSGLDLDIFGTCGNLKCRGDNRHKTSWNTSGAINTCFDVMNTKYKFYLSFENSICVDYVTEKSLNLIMSRDIVPVIRDGVNHSLFHPPGSYIHTRDYSSPQQLTEFLLGIAKNETKYREYFKWRKYYTIQGIIDVLQRNFCEICKRLHNPEKYHRIYNDIGKFMWYGEKQACFDANDL